One Megalops cyprinoides isolate fMegCyp1 chromosome 17, fMegCyp1.pri, whole genome shotgun sequence DNA window includes the following coding sequences:
- the mrps10 gene encoding probable 28S ribosomal protein S10, mitochondrial, which produces MAVSSCVSRSLSALSRTLRISQPATRKLYACANNGRCEVLRNRLPCGISAACIHTGTFHSTVSPTITVTDEPDQLYQKVSVLVKGHDKAVLDSYEFFATLAAQELGISIGKVFEPPKNIERMTLLKSVHIFKKHRVQYEMRTHFRCIELERVTGSTAEVYLEYIQRNLPEGVAMVVTKTAIEKIPEHILAPMWNNQLEQPSQ; this is translated from the exons ATGGCGGTTTCTTCGTGTGTTTCAAGGAGTCTCAGTGCGTTATCGAGGACATTACGAATTTCCCAACCG GCTACAAGGAAACTCTACGCATGTGCAAATAATGGAAGATGTGAAGTCTTACG CAACAGACTTCCTTGCGGCATCTCAgctgcatgcattcacacagggACCTTTCACTCCACTGTCTCTCCCACT ATCACTGTTACAGATGAGCCAGACCAGCTGTATCAGAAGGTGTCTGTGTTGGTGAAAGGGCATGATAAGGCAGTTCTGGACAGCTATGAGTTCTTCGCCACCCTGGCAGCACAGGAGCTAGGCATCAGCATCGGCAAGGT CTTTGAACCACCGAAGAACATAGAGAGAATGACCCTGCTCAAGTCTGTTCACATCTTCAAGAAGCACAGAGTGCAGTACGAGATGAGGACCCACTTTAGGTGTATTGAG CTGGAACGTGTGACGGGCTCCACAGCAGAGGTCTATCTGGAATACATCCAGCGTAATCTACCGGAGGGGGTGGCAATGGTGGTGACCAAG ACTGCCATAGAGAAGATCCCAGAGCACATCCTGGCACCCATGTGGAACAACCAGCTGGAACAACCCAGCCAATGA